aattaatttgaattgtgaacacgaaatattgtgaattgaataaaatggaaatggagctttgaattacataagtaagtatcgggtctcgtaagctctatttgttatgaatataatattttgaggatatgttataaagaattataaaagcatgttaaaaatttgaagagtttaaatttgaatgaaaatttgtaactcagtttaatacgtttacatgtgtaagtgttctagtaatgcctcataccctattccggagttgaatacgggtaaggggtgttacagcttaaACACAAAACTTATCATTGGGCTTGTACTTGGAATCTGTTCTGGTACTAGTTTGGTTATTACTGTTCTAGCATTGTGGATACTGTCCAAGAGAAGGATTATTCCAAGAGGAGACACCAACAAGATTGAACTAGATACACTTTCCTGCAACTCGTATTATGGAGTTCATCCGTAGACTAACAAGGATGCTAGCCTTGTTATGCTGTTCCCGAACAAAACCGTGCAAAAGTCATGTAAGAACTGTGCAAAAGTTGAATTGGTCAAAAACCTGTCCAACAGGTAAAAGACCCGgtttatatatacttttgaaaAACATAAGACCTTTAGCATAATCCTAAATACTCTAACGGGATTTTTCATCACATAAACTATCaaagttatgttacttgctaacctccagagaaacaaaaaaatgggTAGTTTTCTTTTTGATAGAAAGCCCATTTCTGTAATAGAAAAATGGAGttgaaaaataagttttaaaaacttCAGTGGTATAGGAAAtgatctttttcttttgttattttatcaAACATGTGGAATGCAAAatggaaagtaaagaaaaaaacattacaaaaagaaaatgaaactcCAAAAACACTTGGGAAATTAGATAGCGAAATCACCAACACCaaataattagaacttagaaATTTCTTCAAACACCATGCAAACCACACCTAAATTGGGCAAAACATGTTCAAAGGTCCTCCAAGATTTATGTtgactttatttttcatataataacACCAGCAAGATTTATCATTACTtcattaattcaaataaaaaatcaaaagtcGTCTCCAATTTCAATCAAAACATAAACCAAATTTCACACGAAACCAACAGGATAAAAGAGACAATACACAGATATACAAAAACAATTTATAtccatccaaaaaaaaaaacaccagcAAGATTACCATAACGAAGTTTTTACGAGAAGTATAGAGCAGCTTTCTTATTTCTTCCCTTAAACTTGTCAAATTTCGAACAAGCGAGCAACAGGTTTGTGATGTAAATCACTAATCACCtgcaatagaaaaacaaaatgagTGAATGATCGAGTGAGCGAAAAAATGAATGGCAAAAAAGAATAAGCTTCGGCGTTTTAAGCTGTCTTGCTaattaaagagaagaagaagaaaagaaactcaCTGGCGGAAGAGGAACAAAGAACCAGAGGAAAAGAAACAAAGGCAAAAAACTTGATATCTCAGGCAAAGAACTAGAGGAAAGAACGTTTGGGAGAAGACAGGTTAAAAATGGAAATTATtagccaaaagcacttttggctgaagaaaagttaaaatttttaacttcttCATCTGCTAAAAAGACTTTTTAGATGGTGAAAATTATTCTGGAATGGAGGCCGTTCTTCGTTGCTTTGAAGAGAACGGGGCCTTAGTTCCCTCGATTTCAAAAATAACATACATAAACAACCAGAAATAAAATAAGACGAAGAACCTCAAACaacataatttacatataataaaGCTACctgtaattatttgaaaattaaaaataaaataaaattgaaattaaaaatcaaaataaaaggcTAAAAATGACATGGATCCTTAaaagaaatgactaaaatatgAAGTGACATATTCATCCAACACATTATAACTTAAAAACATTGAGTTAGTAAGTAGAATAGGGGAAGAAGATGACTCAAAATATTTTAACTGAAAAGAATAATTATTTAAGATGATAGTAAAAGCTTGACCGACAGCGTTTCAATTTAACAGaggaattatgaaataaaattgcTTGGGAAATGGTTGCACTTATTAAAAAGCAAAAGTAGAAGTAGAAGGGTATATAAATAGCAGCGAAAAAGCCATTATTATATTCAGGTTTCTCAGTTCCTCTGCTATAGCTTTTATATCCAATCCAACATTAACAAAACTCCTCCCATATTCTCTTTCTTTACTTCCAAAAACATCTCTCTCTGCCCTTTCGTTCTCTCACTCATCTCTTTTCTCTCCACACCCCTTCAAACAATGCCTGCTGATTCCGGCGATAGGCGTCAGGTTGCAGTTCCAGGAACTATGGCGTCCCACCCACCACCTAAGCTGACGGAGCCACTTCCATGCCCTAGGTGCGACTCCACCAACACCAAGTTCTGCTACTACAACAACTACAACCTCTCTCAGCCTCGCTACTTCTGCAAGGCATGCCGCCGTTACTGGACTCAAGGAGGAACTCTCCGTAACGTGCCGGTCGGTGGTGGGACCCGCAAGGCTTCCAAGCGCTCACGTTGTTCTTCTGGCTCTTCTCCTTCTGTTGCAGTTTCTTCTTCCTCGAGCGTGACGCATGAAGCTGAGTCCGCTCCTATGGTTGTTAACCCTACCCCCCCTATGCCTGGACTCGGAATTAAACCTGAGATGGGTTTGGCCGACGTTAATTTGAATGAAACCGTGGACCTTCCTGTCAATGGAGGCTTCACTTCGTTCTTGAACTCGCAGGGAGAAGGGTACTTGACGCTTGGTGGATACGGATTTGGAGCTGGTTCAGGGTTTGATGGGGTTTGGGCTTATCCTGGAAATGGTTATCTTGGTGGCTTTAGTGGCCGAGGTGGTGGTGATGGGTCCGGTGGTGCCGTTGGCGGAAATAATACGGGGTGTAACACATGGCAAGCAACAAGCGATGTTGAGGGTGGCGGAGGATTAAGTGATGGGGAATGCTTTGGTTGGCCAGGGCTTGCAATTTCTGCACCAGGGAAAGGTTTGAAGTGAGGAAAAAGGATTTAGCCATTTCGAGTAAAAAAACAAAGGTGTCGATTTTAACTGTTTGTTTTTGTGCCATCCCGATTGAAAAGTTTGCTGGTTAGTGGTGTTGTGGCTTTTATAGAGAGGAACGATTATAATAGAGTAGATAATAGACTGTTGATCAAAGTGTGGCCTTGTTGTGGTGGGTAGTTGATTCCTATGTTCTTAGGGTTTCGTTTTTTGACGACTCTGTAAATCTTTGAAGAAATGAATGCATAAACCACAGTTTTTCATTCAGAGTTTTGTTGTGGATTCCTATCTTCTTCATTGTAggaatagattttattttatttttttgcataaaATCTCAACACTAGcttctttgtttttttccctTGGAATGTGTGATTTCCATATTCCATTGAATGATTTGCAGGCGAACAGTCTGAGCATTTGAGTTTCGGTTCTCGAAGAATGTCTGCAGGTTTCAGCTACCACTAGTCACCCACTACTTCATCACTCTAACATGATATAGGTTCTAATCTAGCCaaaattttcaagcattttgATTATCTCCCCATGCTATACTACCAATTGTACCTCTCTCAAAAGCAACCAAattcttattatttgattttgacCACTTTTTGAACCAGATACGGACGGTTAACATTAACCATAGGGGCATAACATTTGAGCTTTCAAATTACTAATTCCAGACAAGGAAAACAGGTAGCAGGTGGACCTGGAGTGGCATGGAATTTAGAATGACACCTAGAAGAAGAAATTATTAATTAACCCCGTTGTCTGGTTTGAAAATTTGCTTGTTACCTGCGTGACATTCCACCAACCAAGGGACCGTTTTAGAAGCATCTTCTTCACATCTGCTCTTTAGTGAAAGCTGTTGCTTTCATGTCCCTACATGCCCATCTATCACTAATCAGTAGGGCAAACTCTTCCCATTTCGGAAGCTATTGAATTCAAACCTGAAAACGTAACCATTCCCCCATGCCTAGTTGGGCCCTTCCAATTCCAGTCATCTCATATACGCGACCCCATCATAATATAATATGATGAAGCTTCATCATTCATGCCGTAAGTTGTAAATTGACTGGATTTTTAACATTTAAGAAACCAAATATGCTTTGCATGTGAGAATAAATAGAATGGCCTCTGACTACCACAGTTGTTTAACTGCTATTCGATTCGACATAACTCCAACACAATAGAATATTGACCATGTTTCcaggttttttcttctttttttttttttaccctttTTAAGACGGATTAGATTACATATTAGTTCTTTTTTTGAGTTATCTTATGTTTATATTCATAGGCTTAACCTTCTAGCTTATGATATATATGCTATTTTAAATAAGACGTTTATTATTTGTAGTTCTAAACAAATTAGTACATATAGTATTGATATTGATATTCAATGATTATAACGATGGGGGGGGGGTCAATTATTATGTCCTAAAATCATTTCCTGTGGGATAGTGGGAGGTTGGTTATTAAGGCAGCAGCCTGGTAATGTGCACCAAAGTGCATTctttaaatgtttaaaaaaatggAACTTTGTCACCATTCATCATTTTCCATCATCTATGTGGGGATTGGTGTTAGACCCACTTTTATATACGAGACATATTCATCCCTTTTCTAGTACCATATAGACAACGGGGGTGAAgcaattaaaaactaaaaaaaaaaggaacagaAAAGTGCAAGGAGCTAAGACCTGTCTTTCCAAGAACCATCCAATTCCATCGCCACTCGAACCTACTTTAATAAAAACCAAGAATACCACTGGAAGCTGAAATGTGCTAAGTCAAATGTTCAGCAGCTTTTGCCAAATCAGAATCTGAAATGCACCCACTTTTTATAACCTTACAGCATGTGTAGAATGTTCCAGGTTGTCCATTAGTGAGGACTGATGAGGACAATTCCAAGTGTTTTAAACCAAGTAGCTTCATTGGTGATTTCTGTCTTGCTTTTTGTTTATTATGTTAGATGAGTTCCCTGCAGAAAAGGACAGGGACAATGAAAACTTTAGTTACTATATGTCTGCATGCGCACCCGTAATTGACGGATTCATTATCCATACATGATGTTATACAGTGTTTTGATTACAATCCCCATTTTGCTTCATCATGATGTCAACATGATAATTGCAGTGGCTCATTTGATCACCCATGGACATTTGACAAATGTTTAAGCACTTGGTTTATTATAATTAAGCTGACaagattttacaaaaaaaaaaaaaagcatacagCAGCGATGGAGAGTAATTTAGGGAGAAGGAATTGCACGTTAAGAGTGGTAATAATAGCACTCAATTATGAATTCGGAGGGAGGGGTACCGCTCTGCTTTCATTGTCACTTGGACCCTTTGAAGTACTAATAATATGGTTCCATCGAGCTCAACTAGTGACATTTGAGGTGGGACTGAAAACCAATCCAATGCTATCACTGATTGGTTGTACTGGTGAAAGCTAGTGAGGTTTTAAGTTTGGAGTGGAAGTAGGGTAGGTTCAATACATGTCATGGTTAATCATCAAacttaattcatgaaatttcatttcAGATTAAGGTATTTGTTAGCTAAGATAGTTGCAATGTTTTAATAATGTCCAACTCAAATCCTAGATTCAACAAGTTTGTGGAGTTTGTTGTATgcataattttacaaaataaggCTCCAAGTAGTTGTAACATTATGGACAGTCTATTTCATTGTCTAAGACAGGATGAAGAGATGTGAAGACAACACAATGAGTTGAAGAAGGAATCAGGAGGAAACTATATATCATTCGATTTGAACTTTGCATCACAAAAGTACATatatagattttatatatataaggaagtgtctttttcttttcttcttaattGGGCTTGAAGAACTTCAACTTGAGTCCATTGTTCACTATGCTCCAAATGCCACCAATAGAGAAGGCCAGGCTGAAGGCAACACCCAACCAACCCAGGATCCAATTGAAATACCAGTTGAAGCTGTATTTCGGAGGCCTTTTTATTAGAACCCACATGAAACAAGGATAAGCAAATGTAACTGGAAGGGTGAGTCCTCCTAACAGTCCAGCAAGGCTTGAAAGGAATGGGAGTGCCACCCCTATGAAGAAGGACACAAATCCGTAGAAAACACGAAAACCAGAACGAACCCAGATCGAGCAAGGGCGATTCGTACGGCTAGTATATCCAGCCTCAAAGCTGTCGAAAGCCGGCATTGAATATATTTGGAAACTGCTGAGACAGTTGAATACCACAAGAAGAAAAGTGAGGGCAAGGAGTCCCCTTGGAATGCTGTGACTGTGAAATGCATAAAGTGCATTCAGAATCCCTCCAGAAGGCATCTAAATAAAGTCAAACAAGTGTAATAAGCAATAGATTGACATTGCAGACGATATAATCCATCAATGTAGAAAAAATAGGATACTTACAAGGTTTCCGTAAGCCCAAAAGCCTCCAATGGCAACAGGGAAAAGGCACATGGCAatgaagaaataagcaaccttgGCTCCTCTCCACATGGGCACATGAGCTgggtttttgaatgttgatggcATTGTTGCCTGAAAAGAAGCCACATAAAATTATCATCCTTAGAAAATAAGAATGACCATCGGCTTCCAAGAAATCTCATAGATATTTGCTTAACAGTGTGCACACCTGGATCTCTAAAACTAAATTATGGCCTCTGAATGCAAAGGCTACGATTCCAAGTGCATTCATGACTGAGAAGAGAGCTGCAGAAGAGGATGGCATTGAGAGAGGTTCATAAGAGATTGTGGGTGGCCTTTGTTGGCTAACAGAGAGCACCCACACCATAGTGGAGTAAGTGATGGCTGTGATGGCTCCTACAAGAGAGAGCCCTGCAATTGAATTAAGATTGGGGAGCTGAGACAGGACAATGCACAATGACGTGAACACCAGATACCACTCAACCGTCGTCAGAGGATTTGATGAACAGAGAGGGCCACAGACAATCTGGAAGAACAGTTTCATGGTCTCCCCTCCTATGAGAATCAAAGCTGTCGCAGTTCCCGCTGATAAATAAACTGTAGGGAAGAGAGCAAGCCAAACACCTAATCTTTctcctgcaaaaaaaaaaaaaaggagtaatATTACATGAATTGAAGTTTACATGTTGCATAAAGTTGATTTACTTGAAATTTTCTCCTAAAAGTCACATAACAAAATTCTAGTTGTATTGAAGTAATCTGTGAGACTTGAAACGAATGCATGAGCTGAAAGGGTCTTCCAAGTCGTTTAGTTTCCTATGTATCCAAATGTTACAAAAACAACAGAAAATAAGTAACTTGTAAAGCTCAAAGTCAGCTGCATAACTTTAGCATTTGACATGAAAACTCAACTTGCAAGTTGCAACACTAGCTACAGCCATTCATGACAAAAGATGATCATGTATGttaacttcttcttcttcctctatcATGCTATTAATAGAGAGTTTAAACAAGCAGACAAGGGTTAAATGTGTAGGGGATCTTCTGTTCTCACCAAAAGCAGCTTGTGCGAGCTCCACATATCTATTGTATCTCTTTCCTGGGACAGCTTCATGCAACTGAACCAGAATCCATAAGGTGTAAAGTTGCCAACAGTAGGCTATAGTTAACGACAATATACCCCAACTCCTACACAAACAACCACATCAAGTTAACAGTATTCAAATTTTCTTCTATTTGCTTTTATAGTTGTTGCATTTAGAGTACTGGAAGACCAAGCCAAATGTATATGACAATTCATGGGTAATGCGAACCGCTTTTGAGTTTCTTCAGAATTCGACCAAAGTTTGGTTAATCTTGTCAATTAGGTTCAAGTCAATGCTCTGGGGagcataaaaaataaaagcaCCTGTTCATAAATTCAAAACATAAAGGCCAACATAGTTTATTCTGCAACATGCTTATCAGCTGATATGATgccgtataaaatcatgagaaaTGGATATCAGGAATCTTGGACCGGGAAAAAgcaaaaaccataataataatcaatGATAAAGGAGCCCCCCCTCCAACTTAATCCCATAAAAAGAACCAAAAAGAATACGTGGACCCGGAATATCTTATTCTCTACAGTAATTCAACTAGAACTAGTGATAAATCTAAATACAAAGACTTGTTGCAAGGAgatcatttctttcttttattaaattcaaaccTTTGATATTAGCGTAAAAAAAGAGGGTAATAAGGATAAATGGGAAGGACCACATCCACACCAACTTTAGTCCAATTCCATGACTGCATGTCTAGGCAGGCAGAAACAGAGTAACTtccacccaaaaaaaaaaaaaaaaagacagtgGTCACCTTAAAGAGACAAAAGACATTAATGTGATATCGTGGATAGGAGTAGGTTAATTCCTAGGTGATAAAAGctataaaaatggaaataaactTGCAAGAAAATGAAACAGTAGCTGAACATAATACAACTTCAAACTAGCAAATGGATACATAAAATCATTAGTAATCAACAATAATTCTAgagattttgttattttttgagaaaaaaagtcAAATAGGAACACCATTGTTTTGTGCCATGGAGTCTTTTTGCTTTTCCCATATTCTCCTTCTAACATTAATAATAGAAATTACTTGCAAATGCAACTTCTAAATGAACGTTAAACATGCAAGCTAGTGCTAAAAAACTCTTAAGTCCAAAAGGGTAGTGTTTTTAGTGGGGGAAAATGTTCATACCAGCCTAGAAAAGCAAAAGCAACAGGCAAGACCAAAGCTTGGAACCCAACCCCAGCATTCAGGTTATGAAACGCGGCGTAATGAGCGTTCCCATTGCGTGATTCAGTGATGGGAAGCCAAGCATCTTGAGGGTTAAGCTTAGTGAGATGACCCACTTCTTCCAAGTAACCTTTCATATTGATCAAAACCTTCTTCATTGGAGTCCCTATCGGACTCAAGAACCTGGGAGATATAAACGACGTTGGAGTCCATGCTGTCGACGACTTCTGCCCAGCTGGCCTCGGCGACCTCTGCCCCGACGGCGTTTGTATCTCCGGTGTTGACACTCGCGGCGTTGCTGGAATGGATATCAACTCTGTCTCAGGCCGCTCATCCATCACTTGAAAATGCAAAAAGTGAAAACCTTGTGTTTCACTGTGAACCTGAaactgaaaagaagaaataatgGAGCATTCTTGGTCGCCTTTATATTTGTTCCCAGTGGTTTTGCAGTACGTGAAACTGGACAGAAAAAtataatagttaaaaaaaaagagcTCGTAGCATCAAATTTTGCACATCTTGAATCACCACCGTTGATCAAAAGAATAGAACCAAATTTGACGGTGGCGATGCATTTTCAATCTATTGTCTACAATCTTTAAAACCAGATTTGATGTGGACgggtatgattttgattgatggGCGGAGAGTAAGTAACATTAGATGATAAAGTAGTCAGGTTTAGAGAGATTGAGACTGTATTTAGGGGTGAGTCAGTGTAGTTGAAAAGTGATTGGTTTGGTGGGTCCGATGTTCTTGTT
The genomic region above belongs to Gossypium hirsutum isolate 1008001.06 chromosome D05, Gossypium_hirsutum_v2.1, whole genome shotgun sequence and contains:
- the LOC121217794 gene encoding dof zinc finger protein DOF1.6 yields the protein MPADSGDRRQVAVPGTMASHPPPKLTEPLPCPRCDSTNTKFCYYNNYNLSQPRYFCKACRRYWTQGGTLRNVPVGGGTRKASKRSRCSSGSSPSVAVSSSSSVTHEAESAPMVVNPTPPMPGLGIKPEMGLADVNLNETVDLPVNGGFTSFLNSQGEGYLTLGGYGFGAGSGFDGVWAYPGNGYLGGFSGRGGGDGSGGAVGGNNTGCNTWQATSDVEGGGGLSDGECFGWPGLAISAPGKGLK
- the LOC107887021 gene encoding lysine histidine transporter-like 8, with product MDERPETELISIPATPRVSTPEIQTPSGQRSPRPAGQKSSTAWTPTSFISPRFLSPIGTPMKKVLINMKGYLEEVGHLTKLNPQDAWLPITESRNGNAHYAAFHNLNAGVGFQALVLPVAFAFLGWSWGILSLTIAYCWQLYTLWILVQLHEAVPGKRYNRYVELAQAAFGERLGVWLALFPTVYLSAGTATALILIGGETMKLFFQIVCGPLCSSNPLTTVEWYLVFTSLCIVLSQLPNLNSIAGLSLVGAITAITYSTMVWVLSVSQQRPPTISYEPLSMPSSSAALFSVMNALGIVAFAFRGHNLVLEIQATMPSTFKNPAHVPMWRGAKVAYFFIAMCLFPVAIGGFWAYGNLMPSGGILNALYAFHSHSIPRGLLALTFLLVVFNCLSSFQIYSMPAFDSFEAGYTSRTNRPCSIWVRSGFRVFYGFVSFFIGVALPFLSSLAGLLGGLTLPVTFAYPCFMWVLIKRPPKYSFNWYFNWILGWLGVAFSLAFSIGGIWSIVNNGLKLKFFKPN